Genomic segment of Vallitalea longa:
AAATAGTATAATTAAAGTAAAAATAAATCATTATTAAGAGAGGCAGAGTAATAAATAATAAAAACTGCCTCCTTAATTTTACACATATATCGGAGGTGTTATAAATATGAGAAGAAGAAATAAAGACAATATAAATGGTTTGATTTTTGCCAGTCCATGGTTAATTGGATTTATAGTTTTCACGGTTGTTCCTATAATACTTTCTTTGTACTATAGTTTTACGAATTTTAATATATTTCAAAAACCGAGTTTTGTTGGATTAAATAATTATATACAACTATTTCAAGATGATAATTTTTATAAAAGTATGTTAAATACTGGTTATATTACAATTATTGGTGTTCCTTTAAATATCATTTTTGGTTTGTTAATGGCTATGCTACTTAATAGTAAGGTTAAAGGACAGTCCATATTCAGAACTATTTATTTTATTCCTTCAATTGTACCTATTGTTGCCTGTTCAATATTGTGGATGTGGATTTACAATGCAAAGAACGGTTTAATTAATGTTATACTTGATAAACTAAATTTATATCAACCAGGGTGGCTGGTTGACCCGAAATTTACGAAAGTATCACTATTAATCATTGGTATATGGGCTTGTGGTATGACTATGGTTGTTTTCTTAGCTGCATTGCAAGATGTGCCTAAAAGTTTATATGAAGCTGCCAAGATTGATGGTGCTAATAGAATACATAAATTTTTTTATATTACATTACCAGTTATTTCTCCAGTTATATTTTTTCAAGTAATAATTGGAATTATTGCTGCTTTACAATATTTCACTCAAGCTTATGTAATGCTTTCGACAGATAGTTATACGTTAGCTAGTGGTGGTCCTGAAAATTCTATGTTGTTTTACGCTATATCAATATTTTATAATGCTTTTCAGTATCTAGAAATGGGTAAAGCTTCAGCAATGGCATGGATACTTTTCATTGTATCCACGATTATAACTTTGTGTGTATTTAAAAGTTCTAAGAAATGGGTATTTTATGGGGGTGGAGATTAATGAGAAATGTAAAAGCAAAAAGTATAAAAACAACAGATAATTTACATAAAATAATAGTATATTTCTTTCTAATAGTTTTTAGTATATTCTTTTTGATTCCCATATTATGGATGATTTCTACATCATTAAAATCTCCAGAAGAAATTTATCGGATTAAATTTGCCTTTTTACCAACTAAACTTCACTGGAAAAACTATGTTGATGCAATAACTTCTATCCCATATTTTAAATATATTTCTAATACTTTGATTGTTACTGTATTTTGTGTTATAGGTCAACTGTTTGCGGCTCCATTAGTAGCTTATTCTATAGCTAAGATTAGATGGTTTGGTAGTAAAATAGTATTTATGCTTATAATAGGAACAATGTTTTTACCTTTTCAAGTTACAATGATTCCAGTATATATGATTTACCATAAGATGGGTTTCGTAGGTACATTTTTACCATTAATTTTACCAAGTTTTTTTGGATATCCTCTATATATTTTTTTATTGCGTCAATTTATAGTAGGAATACCAGATTCTTTAATTGAAGCAGCTAAGATTGATGGGGCTTCTGAATATAAAGTTTATTGGAAAGTTATACTCCCATTAATAAAACCAGCATTAGCAACTGTTACAATATTTACATTTTTAACTTCTTGGTCAGATTTTTTAGGACCATTAATATATTTAAACAACGAGAATATGTATACATTGTCTCTAGGGTTAAGACAATATCTAACAGCACATAGTATTGCTTGGGGCCCATTAATGGCAGCTACAACAATGTTTATAGTACCAACAATAATTATTTACTTTTTTGCTCAAAAACAGTTTATTGAAGGTATTGCTACAACAGGAGGAAAGTAAGATAAACAGAAAACAATTTAAGGTAGTAAATTGCTTTCTATATGAATGTAAGTAAAATGATATAAAAGTAGTATTTTGTAAAATGTATATATGATATAATATAAGAGTTCCTAAATAAAATAGGAGCTTTTTATATTATTATTAAGGAGGACAACTAATGCAAATTGATTATAATTTAGTTGGCTTAGGGTATATTGGTAAAATTCATTTGATGGCAATGAATAATTTTAATTTATTAAATTTACCTATTAAAAGTAATATTATTAAGAATCAATTAGTTACAAGAGATCCTGTTAAAAGATTAGAAGCAGCGCAGTTATTAGGTTTTGAAAAAACTGTAGATGTAGAGTCATGGGAAATTGATAGTAATAAAGCACAATTAATAGATATATGTAGTCCGAATATCAATCATAAAGATTTAGTAATAGAAGCTATAGAAAAAAATATACATGTTTATTGTGAAAAACCTCTTTCCATGAATGGTGAAGAAACCAGAGAAATTTTGAATAGACATAAAAAAAGTAAATCGAGAATTCAAATATGTTATATAATGAGATATATCCCTGCATTTGCTAAAGCTAGAGCTGCTATTAAAAATAATGTTATAGGAGATATTTCTAGTTTTCGTATTGAGTATTATCACTCTTCGTATCTTAATCCAGATAAACCTTATGCATGGAGACTAGACGAGAAAATATCAGGTGGTGGAGCGTTATATGATTTAGGTAGTCATGCTTTTGATGTTCTGCAATTTCTAATTGAGCCAATAAAAGAAGTAATGTGTTTTACAGATACTATCGTAAAAGAAAGAAAAGATAGTGAAGGTAACTATAAAAAAGTTACAGTTGATGATTGGGCATTAACCCATGTACATACTGTAAACGATATAAAAGGAACTGTTGAAGTTTCTAGAATAGCAGTAGGTGATGATGGTATCCGAGTAAGGATATATGGAACAGAAGGGTCATTAATGATTAATGTCAATAATAATCCTATAGATGTTATGTATTATGATTACCTGGGAAATAATATTCATCTTGATGAAAAATATTATACTGATGATAGTTACTACAAGCATCTATTAAAATTCTATCCAACACCCAAAATGTCTCAAGGATTTTTCTTAGATGCTCATACAGCTTCATTAGCTTCGTTTATATATCAGATTGAAAACAATACCAATATAGAAGGTGTTCCATCTATTAATCAATGTAAGAATTTAGAAGCTATATTGACAGCTTGTAAAAAATCTTCCATAAGTAAATATTTTGAAAACATTGATATATAAAATAAAATATATATGTGATTATGAATAAAAAAATGACTAAAGACCTATAAAAATTCCCTACTTTATACTAATTAACAACTATTGACATATTTGTTATAATATGAAAGGTTGTGTGAAACGAAGAAATCATTTAAGCAATTAATTTTTAAGGAGGATACAATGAGTATTATATTAGGTTTATTTAC
This window contains:
- a CDS encoding carbohydrate ABC transporter permease produces the protein MRRRNKDNINGLIFASPWLIGFIVFTVVPIILSLYYSFTNFNIFQKPSFVGLNNYIQLFQDDNFYKSMLNTGYITIIGVPLNIIFGLLMAMLLNSKVKGQSIFRTIYFIPSIVPIVACSILWMWIYNAKNGLINVILDKLNLYQPGWLVDPKFTKVSLLIIGIWACGMTMVVFLAALQDVPKSLYEAAKIDGANRIHKFFYITLPVISPVIFFQVIIGIIAALQYFTQAYVMLSTDSYTLASGGPENSMLFYAISIFYNAFQYLEMGKASAMAWILFIVSTIITLCVFKSSKKWVFYGGGD
- a CDS encoding carbohydrate ABC transporter permease, which encodes MRNVKAKSIKTTDNLHKIIVYFFLIVFSIFFLIPILWMISTSLKSPEEIYRIKFAFLPTKLHWKNYVDAITSIPYFKYISNTLIVTVFCVIGQLFAAPLVAYSIAKIRWFGSKIVFMLIIGTMFLPFQVTMIPVYMIYHKMGFVGTFLPLILPSFFGYPLYIFLLRQFIVGIPDSLIEAAKIDGASEYKVYWKVILPLIKPALATVTIFTFLTSWSDFLGPLIYLNNENMYTLSLGLRQYLTAHSIAWGPLMAATTMFIVPTIIIYFFAQKQFIEGIATTGGK
- a CDS encoding Gfo/Idh/MocA family protein — its product is MQIDYNLVGLGYIGKIHLMAMNNFNLLNLPIKSNIIKNQLVTRDPVKRLEAAQLLGFEKTVDVESWEIDSNKAQLIDICSPNINHKDLVIEAIEKNIHVYCEKPLSMNGEETREILNRHKKSKSRIQICYIMRYIPAFAKARAAIKNNVIGDISSFRIEYYHSSYLNPDKPYAWRLDEKISGGGALYDLGSHAFDVLQFLIEPIKEVMCFTDTIVKERKDSEGNYKKVTVDDWALTHVHTVNDIKGTVEVSRIAVGDDGIRVRIYGTEGSLMINVNNNPIDVMYYDYLGNNIHLDEKYYTDDSYYKHLLKFYPTPKMSQGFFLDAHTASLASFIYQIENNTNIEGVPSINQCKNLEAILTACKKSSISKYFENIDI